In Capricornis sumatraensis isolate serow.1 chromosome 18, serow.2, whole genome shotgun sequence, one genomic interval encodes:
- the LOC138094441 gene encoding LOW QUALITY PROTEIN: endogenous retrovirus group K member 113 Gag polyprotein-like (The sequence of the model RefSeq protein was modified relative to this genomic sequence to represent the inferred CDS: substituted 1 base at 1 genomic stop codon), producing the protein MGQTHSRQLFAHMLSVMLKHRGITISKPKLINFLSFIEEVCPWFPREGTVSLETWKKVGEQIRTHYTLHGPEKVPVETLSFWTLIRDCLDFDNDELKRLGNLLKQEENPLHVPDSEPKYAVPEGIEGDPPFCNLSRPPDNDDSLSSTDEAELDEEAAKYHQEDWGFLAQEKGASTSKDDLVECLKNLTVALQNSGVGLPGNNSKSPSTPPLPPAYAPSVVAGLDPPPGPPPPPSENVSPLQKALRQAQRLGEVVSDFSLAFPVFEHNNQRFYEALPFKQLKELKIACSQYGPTAPFTVAMIKNLGTQNLPPNDXKQIARACLSGGDPPMIQSLGWDKEIVPVYVNDVSADISYPRVTISGIDEKTGKRSHRDGTGPLDIPFCVGTLRSLPVQVQLLLVLAAASTESETLDYQGTNRRGYQIVGTQSKETTVIQDPASPNHQ; encoded by the exons atgggacagacgcatagtcgtcaattgtttgcacatatgttatctgtaatgttaaaacaccggggaattactatttccaaacctaaattaatcaattttctttcatttattgaggaagtttgcccttggttccccagagaaggcacagtaagtttagagacgtggaaaaaggtaggggaacaaattcggactcattatactttacatggccctgaaaaggttcctgtagaaactttatccttttggacactaattcgtgattgcctggactttgataatgatgaattaaaacgtttaggaaatttattaaaacaggaagaaaatcctcttcatgttcctgattcgGAGCCCAAGTATGCTGTTCCCGAGGGAATTGAAGGTGACCCTCCGTTTTGTAACTTATCGCGTCCGCCAGAtaatgatgattcactttcctccacagatgaggcggAATTAGAcgaagaggctgctaaataccatcaggaagattggggttttttggcacaagaaaagggggcatcaacatctaaagatgatttggttgaatgtttaaaaaatctcactgttgctttacAGAACTCAGGGGTTGGGCTTCCTGGTAACAACTCAAAATCTCCTTCTACTCCACCTCTTCCccctgcctatgctccttccgttgttgctggtctcgatccccctccggggcctcctcctccgccatctgaaaatgtgtctccgctacaaaaggcattgagacaagcacaacgacttggtgaggttgtctccgatttttctcttgcttttcctgtctttgaacataataaccagcgtttctatgaagcgctgcctttcaagcaattgaaagagttaaagattGCTTGCTCACAATATggtcctaccgctccattcactGTTGCTATGATAAAAAATTTGGGTACTCaaaatctacccccaaatgattagaaacaaatagctagagcttgtctttcggGGGGAGACCCGCCTATGATTCAATCATTAGGCTGGGATAAAGAAATAGTACCTGTCTATGTCAACGAC gtgtcagctgatatatcctatcctcgagtgactatttctggcattgaTGAAAAAACCGGAAAAAGATCACACCGTGATGGAActggacctctcgacattccgttttgtg tggggacgctccgttctctccctgtgcaggtgcaactcttgcttgtgctggccgcggcaagtACTGAATCCGAgaccctggactaccagggaactaACCGTAGGGGGTATCAAATAGTGGGAACTCAATCAAAGGAGACCACTGTAATACAAGacccggcatcacccaaccaccaatag